One Mugil cephalus isolate CIBA_MC_2020 chromosome 10, CIBA_Mcephalus_1.1, whole genome shotgun sequence genomic window carries:
- the peak1 gene encoding inactive tyrosine-protein kinase PEAK1, which translates to MSACSTFTEHVWKPGECKNCFKPKSLHCLAQSSGGKQPSEQRRPTTQLQNPPPAGARANPNVTSNSQKAGSGSSRSGNFRPPVAKKPTIAVKPTMMLPCSSSGLDSDGNIQQPPNLIEQGKTSAFTVWNRNGLNRKRPGGPSNNNEGEDGSEEIEGYGQLSPRTHSGNNNNSGLTDVLKEIAGLGPASSPPPLSASKDLFWGRISSSYRRSLERGLPASSCLAMGSYSSSGGGGSTAQKRVSLSDSAKVISTEGGRFCYPDFSSEGEDDEEEDDEEEETERDEDDEHESWDESDEELLAMEIRMRGQPRFANFRAATLSPVPFAAGKKWNTVPLRNRSLQRICAVDYDDSYDEILNGYPSVDSNGHLLSYGPCDMQGSDFLSNSEATTSPESSSSLPEDSRTTSSSGSSAHCAPRNGLHSPTSPCKAPISCTSPLKKEPVNKALSPLKVTETHKAVLAIRLEDQDGREGMPMPQALPGQPVTISFSPTEEQAKPYRVVNLEKSLICKPYTVVDVSASMANKDEHFPDLSPKPKNLSMPSSPTSYCNPPVVQPLSPLSPISTSSSAMPTSPTSVALSGNSRKKSSSIRYQEVWTSSTSPRQKIPKVDLGNNPGPSITTQHCSHKSAPTSPIAGLSSSRTVPVKSPNLSEIKFNSFNNAGMPPFPIIIRDEPAYARSSKNAVKVPIVINPSAYDNLAVYKSFLGLSGELPQTKGVSNRVASHTYEEIGSSESVQSSSTEKTLSGRGTSERASSEETKFPLEAVSKAPNLQPRTTTDPSTVTSTVISSTGGAFSPTTSANSPANLAITANRPKNSPSGRVVSHTCKTSGDASSSKDNDSGSALASVTVVSHREEASTVLSQIVASIQPPQSPPESPSAQTKTLSTEELYALPPDAMKDTLTRPKSLFSTADGGLSKPKKDTPSKVLSKSQSASAAVPLSSPRSEPNAPFPPPRSTSSPYHASNILQRHFGNWTKSSASSSPIRPSEGETSPGGEGRRISAESSKPKRWISFKSFFRRRKDEDEQREKVEREKEKGKLVGLDGTVIHILPPPPAQNQHWFTEAKPEDPNQKPTIIFTYKPDNSSSPGDGEGELRVEECRETVLTDESKEAAPLSPGQTPSSLITGGDPISKDSSQVPASASSARDREPPPATSLLARVNLGLVLGEGEEGHANQVFTAASASEGSASLGEPEDDGSHSHHSHSPASSQCSATYSNLGQSRANMIPLKQPRNMKASNDTLASIDLDVLADQPAPKATPPPLPKKAVPRSSTEPSLVGKEPIPIQGAFRPRAEAKPGGTNLSVANPLYDLDSTWETASQSSSLSSEPHRGHDHESGDSLERSSASTATNKARLANNASSLAPQSAPAAPSAATSRERRVYPSTESLIGRGRATGRVASGGGGGGGGGSKPQRPALYRGLDSWDEVVGRIRGLHTDTLRKLASKCEDRFMAGQKDHLRFGTDSWSHFRLTTGKPCCEAGDAVYYTASYAKDPLVNYAIKICRSQVKETQQQFFHSLAVRQSLALHFNIQQDCGHFLADVPTRLLPWEEEDEEEEEEEEDKKEEGPTDKEKEVKTDANTTEPKAPNGKADETSAAAGHMNTTGRLRSRVVVITREVPFQTVADFVREGLTRHAHNPELYERQVCLLLLQLCSGLEHMKPYHVTHCDLRLENLLLVQCQPGNPWNLDLLEPNNNSNSSAGSGGAGAAAAAAANATCPARLIISNFSQAKQKSTLATDPGTLRDQSRLAPEIVTATQYRKCDEFQTGILIYEMLHRPNPFEETPELKEREYTWADLPPLPVRSLYSQGLQQLARLLLTVNPSERIRMSEARACLQCLLWGPREDLFQALGCSTTGPMSGATASQREATLQNWLDLKRTLMMIKFAERSLDTACGVSLEDWLCCQYLAFATTESLSRVVHILQQPQQHPHPQPQPQQQQQPPPQNQNQPAHPAQNQTQTHLAHPFHLTQSQPL; encoded by the exons ATGTCAGCCTGCAGCACCTTCACCGAACACGTGTGGAAACCAGGGGAGTGCAAGAACTGCTTTAAACCTAAGAGTCTGCACTGCCTGGCTCAGAGCAGTGGAGGGAAGCAACCCTCTGAGCAGAGGCGTCCAACAACTCAGCTACAGAATCCACCCCCTGCTGGGGCCAGAGCCAACCCTAACGTTACCAGCAACTCCCAGAAGGCTGGCAGTGGGTCCTCTCGCTCAGGAAACTTTCGGCCACCGGTGGCCAAGAAACCAACCATTGCTGTTAAGCCCACAATGATGCTACCCTGCTCCTCTTCAGGACTAGATTCAGATGGCAACATACAGCAACCACCAAATCTAATAGAACAAGGCAAAACATCAGCCTTCACAGTCTGGAATCGCAATGGACTGAACCGTAAGAGGCCCGGCGGGCCCAGCAACAACAACGAAGGAGAGGATGGTAGTGAGGAGATTGAAGGTTATGGGCAACTTAGCCCAAGAACGCATAGtggaaataacaacaacagtggtTTGACTGATGTCCTGAAGGAGATCGCTGGTTTGGGCCCTGCCTCCAGTCCCCCACCCCTTTCCGCCTCTAAAGACTTATTTTGGGGGCGAATCAGCAGTTCATATAGAAGGTCTTTAGAAAGAGGCCTCCCAGCCTCAAGCTGTCTCGCCATGGGAAGCTACAGTAGTAGCGGTGGTGGAGGCAGCACTGCACAAAAACGGGTATCACTTAGTGATAGCGCCAAGGTCATCAGCACAGAGGGTGGTCGCTTTTGCTACCCTGACTTCTCGAGTGAGGGtgaagatgatgaggaagaggacgatgaggaggaagagacagaaagggaTGAGGATGACGAACATGAGAGTTGGGATGAAAGTGATGAAGAGCTTCTAGCTATGGAGATCCGTATGCGAGGCCAACCTCGATTTGCAAATTTTCGTGCTGCCACATTGTCTCCAGTGCCCTTTGCTGCAGGGAAAAAGTGGAATACTGTCCCACTTCGAAACCGCTCACTACAGCGTATTTGTGCAGTTGACTATGATGATAGCTACGATGAAATTTTGAATGGTTACCCCTCAGTGGATTCCAATGGACATCTTCTTTCCTATGGGCCTTGTGACATGCAAGGCAGTGATTTCTTATCAAATTCAGAGGCTACTACTTCTCcagaatcatcatcatcactaccCGAAGACTCTCGTACAACTTCTAGTAGTGGGAGCAGTGCCCACTGTGCCCCTCGAAATGGCTTGCATTCTCCCACATCCCCTTGTAAGGCACCCATTTCCTGCACTTCTCCTCTGAAAAAGGAGCCTGTCAACAAAGCACTGAGTCCACTCAAGGTTACCGAAACACACAAGGCTGTCCTGGCCATTAGATTAGAAGATCAGGATGGCAGAGAAGGCATGCCAATGCCCCAGGCTCTTCCTGGTCAACCAGTCACTATAAGTTTTAGTCCCACAGAGGAGCAAGCTAAACCGTACCGTGTAGTAAATTTGGAAAAATCATTGATCTGTAAGCCTTACACTGTAGTGGATGTGTCAGCATCCATGGCCAATAAAGATGAACATTTTCCAGACTTATCGCCAAAACCCAAAAATCTGTCCATGCCCTCCAGCCCTACATCATACTGTAACCCACCTGTAGTCCAGCCCCTGTCTCCACTGTCCCCTATTTCCACATCTTCTTCTGCAATGCCAACATCACCTACGTCTGTTGCGCTGTCTGGTAACTCGCGAAAGAAATCAAGCAGCATACGTTACCAAGAAGTGTGGACATCAAGTACAAGTCCTCGGCAAAAAATACCTAAAGTGGATCTGGGGAATAATCCTGGTCCCTCCATCACTACACAGCACTGCAGTCACAAGTCAGCTCCCACTTCTCCCATTGCTGGGTTGTCGTCCTCTCGAACTGTACCTGTGAAATCCCCCAATTTATCAGAGATCAAGTTCAACAGTTTCAATAATGCAGGTATGCCTCCTTTTCCTATCATTATTCGAGATGAACCAGCCTATGCCCGAAGTTCCAAAAATGCTGTCAAGGTACCCATTGTTATCAATCCAAGTGCATATGACAACCTAGCTGTGTACAAGAGCTTCTTGGGACTCAGTGGAGAACTGCCACAGACAAAAGGGGTTAGTAATAGGGTAGCCAGCCACACTTATGAAGAGATTGGGTCGTCTGAGAGTGTCCAGTCCTCctcaacagagaaaacactctCTGGTAGAGGCACATCAGAGCGAGCCTCCTCCGAAGAGACTAAATTTCCACTTGAAGCAGTGTCAAAAGCACCAAATTTACAACCAAGAACCACTACAGACCCTAGCACTGTTACAAGCACTGTGATTAGCTCCACAGGTGGGGCGTTCTCTCCCACTACATCAGCAAATTCTCCTGCCAATCTTGCCATTACTGCAAACCGACCTAAAAATAGCCCATCTGGGAGGGTTGTTTCACATACTTGTAAGACAAGTGGAGATGCTTCTAGCAGTAAAGATAATGATTCAGGCTCAGCTTTGGCTTCTGTCACAGTGGTAAGCCATAGAGAGGAGGCCAGTACCGTGCTTTCTCAGATTGTGGCCTCCATCCAACCTCCTCAGTCTCCTCCAGAGTCGCCCTCAGCACAAACCAAAACTTTAAGTACTGAGGAGCTCTATGCGCTCCCACCTGATGCCATGAAGGACACCCTTACTCGACCTAAGTCCCTGTTTTCCACAGCTGACGGCGGTCTTTCCAAACCAAAGAAGGACACGCCCTCAAAGGTTTTGTCAAAATCCCAGAGTGCCTCTGCTGCTGTCCCACTCTCTAGCCCCAGGTCAGAGCCCAATGCCCCCTTCCCCCCTCCGAGATCTACATCTTCCCCTTACCACGCTTCTAACATACTCCAGAGACATTTTGGCAACTGGACCAAGAGCTCTGCCTCCAGCTCTCCTATACGACCAAGTGAGGGTGAAACAAGTCCTGGTGGAGAAGGGAGACGTATTTCAGCAGAAAGCTCCAAACCTAAACGCTGGATCTCCTTCAAGAGCTTTTTCCGTCGACGAAAAGACGAGgatgagcagagagagaaggtggagagagagaaagagaagggcaAGCTGGTTGGGCTTGATGGAACGGTCATTCACATTCTTCCACCGCCGCCTGCCCAAAATCAACACTGGTTCACTGAGGCTAAGCCAGAGGATCCCAACCAGAAGCCAACCATTATATTCACCTACAAACCAGACAACAGCAGTAGTCCTGGCGATGGCGAGGGAGAACTTCGAGTAGAGGAGTGCAGAGAAACTGTGCTGACCGATGAAAGCAAGGAAGCCGCACCTTTGAGTCCGGGGCAAACACCTTCCTCACTCATCACAGGAGGAGATCCCATCAGCAAGGACTCAAG CCAGGTACCAGCGAGTGCCAGCAGTGCCAGGGATCGGGAGCCGCCCCCTGCCACCTCCCTGCTTGCCAGAGTGAATCTGGGTCTGGTGCTTGGGGAGGGCGAGGAGGGCCACGCCAACCAGGTTTTCACCGCGGCTTCTGCCAGCGAGGGCAGCGCCAGCCTCGGAGAGCCTGAGGACGACGGGAGCCACTCTCATCACTCCCACTCTCCCGCCTCCAGCCAATGCAGTGCCACCTACAGCAACCTGG GTCAGTCTCGAGCCAACATGATCCCACTGAAACAGCCACGGAACATGAAAGCGTCCAATGACACCTTGGCCTCCATTGACCTGGACGTCCTTGCCGACCAGCCAGCGCCTAAAgctacaccaccaccactacccaAGAAGGCAGTTCCTCGCTCCAGTACTGAACCCAGCCTGGTTGGCAAAGAGCCAATCCCAATCCAGGGAGCTTTTAGACCTCGAGCTGAAGCTAAACCCGGGGGCACCAACCTAAGCGTGGCCAATCCTCTCTATGACTTGGACTCCACCTGGGAAACAGCAAGTCAGAGCTCCTCTCTCAGCTCTGAGCCTCATCGAGGTCACGACCACGAAAGCGGTGACTCCTTGGAGAGATCGTCGGCCTCCACAGCTACCAACAAGGCCCGCCTGGCTAACAACGCGTCCTCTCTTGCCCCCCAGTCTGCACCTGCTGCACCCAGTGCAGCcaccagcagagagaggagggtcTACCCAAGCACAGAGTCACTGATTGGAAGGGGTCGGGCGACAGGTCGAGTTGCttccggaggaggaggaggaggaggaggtgggtccAAACCCCAGAGGCCGGCTCTTTACAGGGGTTTAGACAGCTGGGATGAGGTGGTGGGGAGGATCCGGGGGCTCCACACGGACACTCTGCGGAAGCTGGCTTCGAAGTGCGAGGACCGTTTCATGGCCGGCCAGAAGGATCATTTGAGATTCGGCACCGACAGCTGGTCCCACTTCAGGCTGACCACTGGGAAGCCCTGCTGTGAGGCTGGGGATGCTGTGTACTACACCGCCTCTTACGCCAAGGACCCACTGGTCAACTATGCCATCAAG ATCTGTCGGAGCCAGGTGAAGGAGACCCAGCAGCAGTTTTTCCACAGCCTTGCAGTGAGACAAAGCCTGGCGCTGCACTTCAACATCCAGCAGGACTGTGGACACTTCCTGGCTGATGTCCCCACACGCCTGCTCCCctgggaagaggaggacgaggaggaagaggaagaggaggaagataaaaaggaagaaggacctacagacaaagagaaggaggttAAGACGGACGCAAACACGACAGAGCCCAAAGCCCCTAACGGTAAAGCAGACGAaacgtcagcagcagcaggtcacatGAACACCACCGGCCGATTGAGGAGCCGAGTGGTGGTCATCACGCGTGAGGTGCCGTTCCAGACGGTGGCTGACTTTGTCAGAGAAGGCCTAACCAGACACGCCCACAACCCGGAGCTGTACGAGCGGCAGGtctgtctcctgctgctgcagctgtgctcCGGCCTGGAACACATGAAGCCTTATCACGTGACCCACTGTGATCTGCGCCTGGAGAACCTGCTGCTGGTCCAGTGCCAACCCGGCAACCCCTGGAATCTGGACTTACTTGagcccaacaacaacagcaacagcagcgcCGGCTCCGGTGGGGCCGGTGCCGCGGCCGCCGCCGCAGCCAACGCCACCTGCCCCGCCCGCCTCATCATCAGCAACTTCTCTCAAGCCAAGCAGAAGAGCACCCTGGCCACCGACCCTGGCACGCTGCGCGACCAGTCGAGGCTGGCACCCGAAATCGTCACGGCCACGCAGTACCGCAAGTGTGACGAGTTCCAGACTGGGATTCTCATCTACGAGATGCTGCACCGCCCCAACCCCTTTGAGGAGACGCCCGAGCTGAAGGAGCGGGAGTACACCTGGGCCGACCTGCCGCCGCTCCCGGTCAGATCGCTGTACTCGCAGGGCCTGCAGCAGCTGGCCAGATTACTGCTCACCGTCAACCCCTCCGAGAGGATCCGAATGTCCGAAGCGCGGGCCTGCCTGCAGTGTCTCCTCTGGGGGCCCCGGGAGGACTTGTTTCAGGCGCTGGGCTGCAGCACCACCGGCCCCATGTCAGGGGCCACAGCGAGCCAGCGCGAGGCCACCCTCCAGAACTGGTTGGACCTGAAGCGGACGCTCATGATGATCAAGTTCGCGGAGCGTTCGCTGGACACCGCTTGCggtgtgagtctggaggacTGGCTGTGCTGCCAGTATCTGGCGTTTGCCACCACAGAAAGCCTGAGCCGGGTGGTGCACATCCTGCAGCAGCCACAGCAACACCCGCACCCGCAGCcgcagccgcagcagcagcagcaacccccacctcagaaccagaaccagccaGCACACCCGGCACAGAACCAAACCCAAACACATCTAGCACACCCCTTCCACTTGACTCAGTCGCAGCCGCTCTAA